The segment GCAGATGCCATCACCGGGCAGGAGCTGGTGATATGTGGCGGGGCGTCCCTGTCATAACCGAAACGTAGCGGCGCGATTTATCGCGCGCCTGTAATTTGATGCTGCGGCGGAAAAGCGCGATAAATCGTGCCGCTACAATCGCCGACGTAACGATGCCAGGTCCACCTGCCACTGATTCAGCTTGTTGTACAACGCGGTGCGCGAAATCCCCAGCAGTTGCGCCGACTGGCGCAGATTGCCCTGCTGCTCCGCCACTACCTGCAACACATGTTGGCGCTCATTTTCCTGCAATGAAGGCAATTGCACGGCTGGCTGATGGCGCTGTACCATTTCATCCGGCAGGTCTTGTCTGCCAATCTCCAGTCCCTCACACAGATTCACCATGCGTTCGACCAGATTCTCCAGTTCACGCACGTTGCCCGGCCAATGCCACGCCTGCAAGCAGCGCATTGCATCCGGCGACACCTGGGGCGCGATGCGTTTCAGGCGCGCGCACAGTGCCAGAATAAAGGTATTCACCAGGCCGGGAATGTCCTCCTGGCGCTCGCGCAACGGGGGGATCTCCAGTGACACCACGTTGAGGCGATAGTAGAGATCGCGGCGAAACGCGCCTTTTTCCACGGCATCCAGCAAATTGCAGTGGGTGGCGGCGATAATCCGCACATTGACCTTCAGCGGATTGGCAGCCCCGATACGCATCAACTCGCTCTCCTGCAATACGCGCAGCAGGCTGGTCTGCGCCTCCAGCGGCATCTCTCCAATCTCGTCCAGAAACAGCGTACCGCCATCGGCCAGCTCAAATTTGCCTGGCGATCCGCCGCGCCGTGAACCGGTAAAGGCACCATCGACATAACCAAACAGTTCGCTTTGCACCAGGTCTCGCGGTAGCGCACCGCAGTTAAGGGCGATGAACGCCTCCTGCTGGCGCGGGCTGGCGTTGTGAATCGCCTGCGCAAACAACTCTTTGCCGGTACCGCTCTCACCGGTCAACAACACGGTACTGTCGGTGCGGCTGCTGGCGCGTGCTTTCTGAATCGCCTGCATCACGCGTGGCGCATGGCCGCGAATCATCTCAAAGGTGTAACTGGCGCTGACTCCCATCACTCGGCGGGTAATGGCGCGGATACGCTGGTTCTCGCGCAGTGATAACACGCGTCCCCCATCCGGTGCGGGCATCAGCGAAATCAGGCAAGGGATCGACTGCACGCCATCGGGCATAAATTGCAGCTCGCGGTCGTTGCAGAATGGCATGGTCAGCAGCGATGCTCCCTGCGGCTGCAACAACACATCGATCGGCCCGGCATCAGGATCCAACCCGCTAAAGATCTGTCGGGCGTAACGGTTCAGGGTTTTGATCCGACCGTGGCGATCGCAGACGATCACCCCTTCATTCAGGGTTTCAAGGATCGACTGCTGCTCGGCCAGCAGACGGCGCAGCATCAACTGTTGTCCGACCGCTTCTGCCGCCGCCTGCACCGTACCCAGCGTGTGTGCATTGAAGTTATCGGGGGTGGCGGTCAGCGTCAGCACGCCAATCAACTGACCGCTGGCATCACGCACCGGAGCGGCAGCGCATTGTCGATGGCGTTTACGCAGATCGAATTTCCAGTTCTCACCGCTCAGTACATACACCAGCCGTTGTTCAATCAGGCAGCGAGCCGTGCAGTTGGTGCCCAGTACCTCTTCACGCAGAATGCTGCCGACAGGCGTCATATCCGCGCCACAGAAATGCAGCGTCACACCCTGCGCATCGGTCAGGTTGATATGCCCATCCGGGTTATAGGCCAGCAGGTTCTCCATAATGCTGCGCGCAACCAGGATCAACTCGGCGTTGTGTTCGAGAATCGCGGCCAGCTCCTCAGCGGGCGGGGCGATATAGGTAAAATCCTCCGGATCGGTACCGCGCTGCTGCGAGCGTTGCCACGACTGCAAAATGCTGCGCCGCATCCAGCCGGGTTGCTCACCGCGCTGAAAGCTGTGCCAGCCCTGCCACAACAAATTATCCCACTCGCCGACTTCCGCGCCGCCTGGCAGACTGAAGATCGGATCGCTTTCATCTTTAAACGGCAAGCGGTCGTTCAGAGATCGCATAACGCACTCCGGTGATGGATGGAATGTACATTTTATTTACATGTGAAGTTGACATGTAAATTTTGTTGCCAGTTTGTGAGCTGTATCTGTGTGGTGTCTCACACATTTCGCCGATTTCCACCTGGCATTGGCTTTGCAATAACCCCGGTACAGGCCGCATCCATTCGGGATGCCTCCAAAATAACAAGGAGTTAGCAATGAGTTTTGATTCCAAACCTGTACGCGTTGGCTTGATTGGTGCCGGTCGCATGGGTAGCTTCCACGCGGAAAACCTGGCGTACCGGGTACCGGGAGCGACGCTGGCCGCCATCGCCGATCCCCAGCCTGGCGCGGCGGAACGGTTGGCGCAGCAACTGGGGGTGGCGAAAGCCTTTAGTGACCTGCACGCGTTGTTGCAGGACCCGGAGATTGATGCGGTGGCGATTGCCGCGCCAGCACGTACCCATGCCGAATGGGTGATTGCAGCGGCGCAGGCGGGTAAGCATGTGTTTTGCGAGAAACCGATGGCGGTGACGATGGATGAAGCCGACCGTGCCATTGCCGCAGCGAAAAGTGCCGGTGTGGTGTTGCAGGTGGGATTCAACCGTCGTTTTGACTCAGGGTTTGCGGCGGCCATCGCCGCGGTGGAAGCCGGAGAGAATGGCGTCACCCAACTCAGCCGTTCGGTGACGCGTGACCCAGCGTTGCGCGATCCTTCCCCGATCCCACCGTGGACCATCTTCCTCGAGACGTTGATTCACGATTTCGACACCCTGCTGCACTTCAATCCGCATGCAAAGCCGGTACAGGTCTATGCGTTGGCTGATGCGCTGGTGCGGCCGGATTTTAAAGATAAAGGGTTACTGGATACCTCAGTGGTGACGATTCGTTTCGACAATGGGGCGATTGCTACCGCCGAAGCCAACTTCCAGGCGGTATACGGCTATGACGTGCGGGGCGAAGTATTTGGCAGCAAAGGGATGTTGCAGGCCGGGCACATCAATGCCAACCACTGCGTGCGTTATCACGCGGGTGGCATCGCGATTGATACCTCACGGCTGGACTCCGACCTGCTGCGTGAAGCCTATGTGGCAGAGATGACGGAATTCGCGCGTTGCATTCGTACCGGCGCAACCCCGCGTGCCACCGGTGCAGATGCACGCAACGCACTGGAAATCGCGCTGGCCTGTATTGAGTCCGTGCAACGCAACCAACCGATCACGCTGGGAGGTCGCTAATGGCGAGCTATCAACTGTCTGTCTGCGCCGAGATGGTGTTTCTCGATCTGCCGTTTATTGAACGCGTTAAAAGTATTCATGCGTTGGGTTTTGGCGTCGAAATCTGGGGCTGGGCCAATAAGGATATTGAAGCGCTGGCGGCTACCGGGGCGCGTTTTACTTCCATGACCGGCTATCTGACCGGCAACCTGACCGACGATGATGCCATCGCTGAGTTGTTACAAAGTGCCGAAGCCTCGCTGGCGGTGGCGGCGCGGCTTAACTGTCCGGGACTGAACCTGCACGGCACCGGGCTGGATGACCAGGGGCTGCCGGTCAAACCGGTAGAGGTGGTGACTGGCGCGATGTGGCTGAAAGCCGCTGACACGCTACGCAAAGTCGCCCAACTCGGCGAACGGGCAGGACGCGTGTTCACGCTGGAGAACCTTAATCTGCCGGTTGACCATCCCGGTACGCCGTTTGCCCTGGCCGCCGATACCCTGGCGCTGGTGGAGGCGGTGAACAGTCCGGCGTTGAAGATGAATCTCGACCTGTATCACGCGCAGATTGGCGAAGGCAACCTGATCGAACTGATCCGTCGCGCTGGCCCGGCGATTGGTGAGATCCAGGTGGCTGATGTGCCGGGGCGTCAGCAGCCGGGCACCGGGGAAATCAACTATCGCGCCATTGCCCGCACGTTGCACGAGATCGGCTATCAGGGCACGGTGGCGATGGAGGGATGGGCCAGTGGCGACAGCACTGCCGCGCTGACACAGTTCCGCGATCACTTCAGTTTATAAGCGTTACCCTGCCGGGTATTTGCCTGTTGCCCGGCGTTAAAACACAACAATAAAATCTCAACCCTACAGGAAACTATCATGAAAATCAGAAGCTTATTTATCCTGCTCTGTTCGTTGTTGTTCAGCCTGAGTGTTAGCGCAAAGACCTTCACCGTCGGTGTGGCCCTGGCTAACTTCGACCTCAATTTTGTGTCCATTTTACGCACCCAGATGGAAGCCGAACTGAAAGCTAATCAGCTCAAGGGTCAGTTTGTGGATGCCAAAGGCGATGTGGCGCTCCAGGTGCAGCAGGTGGACGATTTTATCAACCAGGGGGTGGACGCGATTATCCTCAATCCGGTGGATACCCAGGGGGTGCTGCCGATGATCACCGCCGCGAAGAATGCCGGTATTCCGCTGATCTTCGTTAACCGTAAGCCGGAGGTGAAGCTGCCTGCGGATATGGCCTACGTCGGTTCAGATTCTGCGTTGGGTGGAGAAATGCAGATGGAGGCGCTGGCGAAAAAGATGAATTACAAAGGCAACGTGGCGATTCTGATGGGCGCGCTGTCCAACGAGGAAGCGCGTGAGCGTACCAGGGCGGTAGAAGCGGTGATCGCCAAGTACAAAGATATGAAGGTGGTCGAGAAGCAAAGTGCGAAGTGGCAACGCAATGAAGCGGTGGATGTGGTGTCGAGTTGGCTGCTTAACCAGCGTCCGATTGATGCCATCGCTGCGAACAACGATGAGATGGCCATTGGCGCGATTATGGCGCTGAATCAGGCGAAGAATGAAAAGATCCTCGTTGCGGGTATTGATGGCACACCGGACGGGCAGCAGTTCGTGAAGAACGGCAAAATGGTGCTGACGATTTTCCAGGATGCTAAAGGGCAGGCAACGGGGGCGGTGCAGGTGACCAAAGCGTTGCTGGATAAGCAAAAAGTGCAGGTTTACAACTGGGTGCCTTATAAAACCATTACGCCGGAAAATTACACGCAGTTTGTGGCGGCGAATTAATATTGCGCGATAAATCGCGCCGCTACGGTTCTTGCTGGCTTGTAGCGGCGCAATTATTGCGCTGTGACGAATAATCAGCGTTACGTTTACTCGCCAATCGTTAATACGTATGATTCTCATTCTTTTTATAACTCCCTGATGGAGCTAAGAATGAAATCCTTGTTCAATCTGCGTATCGCGGGCGTGGCGCTGGCCGTGGTGACGGCGCTCAGTCTGACGGCCTGCCAGGCACCGGCAAAAAAAGCCGCTGCCCCGGTCGTCGCCCCACAACCGGTTGCCAGCAATGTGCAGCAGCGCGTACTGGCGGAAGGCCTGTATGAGATGGCGTATGTTCCTGGCAGCACAGCTTCGCTGTATGTCGCCAGTGCCCAGAGTTTTAAAGGCGTCAACGGTGGGGTGATCTACCGTCTTGATCCGGCCACGCTGAAAACCCTCGGCGAAACCCATACCGACCTGAAAAACTTCGGCATGACGATGGAGCCGGACGGCAGCCTGCTGTATGTCACCAATACTCTGGATGGCGGGATTTCAAAAGTTGATGTGCAAAGCGGCAAGGTGTTGCAGCGTCTGAAGTTTGGCCTGATCAATGACAAAGGCTTCCCGACGGGCGCGCGTGAAATCATGCTGCATGATGGCCTGCTGTATATCGGCGGAGTCGCCGATCCGGGCCTGATCTGGGTGGTGGATGCCAAAACCTTTAAGCTGAAAACCACCATTAAAAATGCCGGGAAGTGGGTCACCGGTCTGCTTTACTCCTCAGTGACCAATCGTATCTATGCGGCCAACGGCAGTGGCGAGATCCTGGTGATCAACCCGCGTAATCACAAGATCGAACAGCGCTGGACGCCGGGCGACGACAAAACCTACCTGCTGCTGAATCTGGCGGAAGATCCGGCCACCGGCCGCCTGTTTGTCACTGACAACTCCAAAGCGAAAACCACGCTGGTATTTGATGAGCATACTGGCAAGGTGATCAAGCGTATCGACGGGGACGCGCTGGGTATTAAGTTCAATACCAAACGCAATGAGATCTACATCAGCCAGCGTGAATCGGGCAAAGTGCTGCAACTCGATGCCACCAGCTATGCGGTGAAAAATAGCTGGACGCTGCCGACCCATCCCAACAGCTTGCTGGTGTCGCCGGATGGTCAGACGTTATTCGTGACGGTGAAGCAGGGATTCAACAAAGATCATTCTGCGAAAGGACCGGATAGCGTGGTGCGTATCCCGTTGAATTGACAGGTAAAGGGCGGTGGTGACACCGCCCTCAATGAATAAGCGCGATAAATCGCGCCGCTACGCTGTGACGCCCTGCACCAGCAACACGCGATAGTTCGCCCCTTTCAGACGATGTTCTTTCGCTTCCTGGTAGGCCGGGCTGTAATACCAGCCTTTTGCCGCATCAATATCCGGGAACTCCAGCACCACCACGCCCTCGGCTTGTGGACCTTCCAGCGTTTCCAGCGCGCCGTAAAAGGCGAGCGGATTAATCGGATGATCACCGCGTGCTTCCCCCGCTTTCTGCGCGTAGGTGGCCATTTCGCTGTCGTTCAGGGTTTCATCGCGGATAAAAATCACATATGCGCTCACTGTTACTCTCCTCGCGCCTGGCGTTTGTCTTCGGTGTTGGTATCAAAATCGGAGGCATCATGGCGTTCCAGCAACTGATCTTCCGGCGCGGCACCAAAGGCGCGGTTCACCTTACGGCCACGGATGACCGCCGGACGCTGCGCAATCTCTTTCGCCCAGCGCACCACATTTTTATATGACTGCACATCCAGGAACTCAGCGCCGTCGTATTGATTATTCAGTATCAGGTTGCCGTACCACGGCCAGGTGGCGATATCGGCGATGCTGTATTCGTCGCCGCCCAGATAGCGGTGATCCGCCAGTTGACGATCCAGCACGTCGAGCTGACGTTTCGCTTCGAGGGTAAAGCGGTTGATGGCGTATTCGATTTTTTCCGGCGCGTAGAAATAGAAATGGCCAAAACCGCCGCCAAGGTAGGGGGCTGAACCCTGCAACCAGAACAACCAGTTCAGCGCTTCGGTGCGGCCCGCCACATCTTTCGGCAGGAAGTGACCAAATTTATCCGCCAGATACAGCAGGATGTTGCCGGACTCAAACACGCGCAGCGGCGGGTTAACCGAGTGGTCGCGCAGTGCCGGGATTTTAGAGTTAGGGTTGACCTCAACGAAGCCGCTGGAGAATTGATCGCCCTCGCCGATGCGAATCAACCAGGCATCGTATTCGGCTTCTTTCACGCCGAGCGCCAACAGTTCTTCCAGCAGGATGGTAATTTTCTGGCCGTTTGGCGTGCCCAGCGAATAAAGCTGAAGCGGATGTTTGCCGACCGGCAGGGTCTTCTCATGCGTCGGCCCGGCAGTCGGACGGTTGGTTTTCGCGCCGTTGCCTTTGGCTTCCGGGTCCCAGGTCCAGACTTTTGCGGGCTGATACTGATGTTCCGACATAGTGATTTCGCCTTGTTGTGGTTGCATTTTTTGCTGCCACTGAGTGTAGCAGCCGCAGTCACAGGCGATTTAACCGCGCTGGCGGTGAGATGCAAAGTCCGGTGTTGAGGTGGGGTTGGTGGGGTTGGTGCGTGCTGATACCCTCACCCCGGCCCTCTCCCATGAGGGAGAGGGAGATGTGCCATATGCTCGAACGGTTCCCATAAGGGAGAGGGAGATGTGCCATATGCTCGAACGGTTCCCATAAGGGAGAGGGAGATGTGCCATATGCTCGAACGGTTCCCATAAGGGAGAGGGAGAAGTGCCAAATGCTCGATCGGTTCCCTCTCCCGCTTGCGGGAGAGGGTTAGGGTGAGGGTAACAAAGCGCACCTAACTCAAAGCAACTCGCGTTCAATCAGCTCGCGGGTTTCCACCGCCTGGTACTTCATTTTTTCCGGATAACCAAACAACGCTGCCGAGATAATCGATTCGCCGCCGACCTTAAAAGTACGTTTGGCAAAATCCATCTCGCGTAACGCTTCGAACAGTGCATCGAAATTGACTTCACCTTCACCCACGCCGACATGCTGGTGGATGGTGGCATCAACCCCCGGCGGGTTGACGATATAGCGGCAATGTTTGGTGTGGTTCATGGTGTCGGCAATCAACATATGCGACAGATCGTCACCGGCATAATGCAGCATGCTTTTCACATCGCCTTTGCCTTTGTCGTAGAAAAAGGTGTGCGGCGCGCTGTAGATATACTTCACGTTATCGCTGTGGAAAGATTTCACGATATCAGCGGTTTCGTTGCTCTCCTCGCAGAAATCCCACGGGTGGGCCTGGATTTCCACGCGAATGCCTTCGCGTTCGATAATGGGCAGCAGATCCTCCATCGAACGGTAGAACATTTCTTCGCAAATCTCCGGTTCATTGGGATTGCCGGACAGCTCGGTATTGATCACCGGCACGCCCATTTCCACGGCGATCTCGATCATCCGCTTCCAGTTCTTCACCGCCGCCTGACGGCGGGCTTCGTCCGGGCCAGACCAGCGATACACCACGATAAACGAGGAGATCTCCACACCGGTGGAGCGCAGCGCGTTCTTATATTCGGTGATGATTTCGCGGCTGGCTTTCGGGTGTTTATAGAACGGGTTAATTTGTGGATGGGGCGACTGTTCGATGTATTTGTAGCCCCATTCCGCCACCTGCTGCACCATGCGGGTGATCCCCAGGTCGCGGATTACATCCACGTCAAAAGCGATTTTCATTGTTTTCTCCTGCGCGTTAAGCCGGTTGCTTTAACGCTTTGCTGAAGCAAATCCACCCCTCACCACAAGCGTTGTCAGGCAGAATAATTATCAAACATTTATTCCGAAAAGTAGGTTGTCTTGTAATCTTCGTTTCGTTTTTGCGATGGTGGTCAAATTTATGAGGGATTCTCTATCAGAAATTACGATTATATGACGATTCCTGGCGCGAATTATTCGCACTTTTGATGTCATCCGGGTATTATTTTTTGATAATTTTCTATCACGGATATCTTGTATGAGTAAAATCACCATGAATGCGATTGCCGCCGCTGCGGGTGTCGGTGTTGCGACGGTTGATCGCGTGCTTAACCGTCGTGCGCCGGTGCGCGCCGCCACCGAGAAGAAGGTGCTGGAAGCGGCGGGGCGTCTGGGTTATCGCGCTGACCTGATGCCGTTACTCAGCAGCCGGGCTTTAACGCCTGCTGTCGCGTTGCGTATGGGGTTTATTCTGCTGGCAAAAAATTATTCGTTTTATCAGTCGCTCACTGACGCGTTACGTCAGCAGACACAGCCGTTACATCCCGCCGGTAGCGAAGCACAGTTTTGCTGGCACGATATTGACGATGTGGATGCGGTGGTGGCCTCGCTGCATACGCTGGCGCAACAGGTGGATGTCATCGGGCTGGTGGCGCTTGACCATCCGCTGATTCGCCGGGCGATCGAAACGGTATCGCGTCAGGGCGTGCGGGTATATGCGCTGTTTTCCAACTTCTCCCCCTGTGGTCATGCCGGTTATTTCGGGCTGGATAACCAGAAGGCCGGACGCACCGCAGGCTGGATGGCGACGCATCTGTTGCATCAGCCGGGACCGGTAGGGGTGCTGGTGGGGGACCACCGTTTTACCTGCCAGGAGAGTTGTGAAATCAGTTTCCGTTCTTACCTGCGCGAGCAGGACAACGCGCGTCAGGTGCTGGAACCACTCAAAACCCATGAGTCGATTGACGGGGGTTATCTGGCAACGCGTCGTTTGTTGGATGAACATGCCGATCTGGCGCTGATTTTTGCGCCGTGCGGCGGGATTGAAGGGGTCATTCGCGCGCTGCGCGAGCAACCGCAGCGTCGCGTGGCGCTGATTTGTCATGGCCCGGTCAGTGACGGCGATCTGGCATTGATTGATGGCACCATCACGGTGATGCTGCGTCATCGTATTGAGGGTCTGGCAACTACCCTGGTGCAAACCCTGCAACAGCATCAGGCGGATGGCAGCGAGCATTTTATGCAGGTCACACTGCCGTTCGATATTGTCACACGGGAGAATTTGTAAAAACGCGCGATAGCCGCTGCTTAGGCGTAGCGGCGCGATTTATCGCGCCAAATGATAGATAACCTATCATTTAAATGATAATTAATAACTTGATCGCTATCAAAAAATGAAAGTTTCATGCTTGTTGTGGATGAAATTTTTATTTGATACTTGCTGCATCAATCACAGCAAGGAACGATCATGACTATCCATATCGCCAATGCGCCCTGTAGCTGGGGCGTCGATGATCCGAAAAATCCTTACCTGCCGCCGTGGCAAAAAGTCCTGAGCGAAGCGGCACAAGCCGGGTATCGCAGCATTGAGCTGGGGCCGTGGAGCTATCTGCCGGTGGAGGCCAGCGAGCTACGCCAGCAACTGGAACATTACGGGCTGTCGCTGGTAGCGGGCACAATTTTCGACGATCTGGTCAGTGCAGCCAATTTCCCGGCGATGGTGGAACTGACCCACAATATCTGCCGCAATCTCTCCCAGGTGCCGACGGCTGAGAAAACCCATGCGCAGAACGCGCCGGCTCCCTATCTGGTGATAATCGATTTTGGTAATCCGCAGCGCGCGAAATATGCCGGTCAGTCGGATAAAGCGCCACGCCTGTCCCCGGAAGACTGGCAACGCATGATGCAGCACATCACCACCCTGAGTGAGATCGCCTGGAGTGAATATGGCGTACGCGCGGTGATCCATCCTCATGCCGGAGGCTGCATTGAATTCGCCGATGAACTGGAACAGTTGGTGCAGGATATCCCGCACGAGGTGGCGGGTTTGTGTCTCGATACTGGCCATCTGTACTACTCAGGCATGGACCCGATTCCCTACCTCAATCGCTACTGGGATCGCATCGATTATCTGCACTTCAAAGACGTGAACGAGGCGGTATGGCGCGATGTTATCGCTCGCGGCATCGACTTCTTTGCTGCCTGTGCCGAAGGGGTGATGTGTCCGATTGGCAAAGGGGCGATTAACTATCCGGCGGTGCGCGCCTTCCTTGCGGAACGCGATTATCAGGGCTGGATCACCATCGAACAGGAACGCGATCCGCGCCATGCTGACACCAGCCTGCGCGACGTCACAGCCAGCCTGCACTATCTGCAATCAGTCGGATTCTGAGGACAACATCATGATTAACGGTACAAAAGCTCTCGATCGTTCACTGCGCTGGGGTATGGTCGGCGGCGGTGGCACCAGCCAGATTGGTTACATTCACCGTTCTGCCGCGCTGCGCGACGGCAA is part of the Pantoea phytobeneficialis genome and harbors:
- a CDS encoding TIM barrel protein — translated: MTIHIANAPCSWGVDDPKNPYLPPWQKVLSEAAQAGYRSIELGPWSYLPVEASELRQQLEHYGLSLVAGTIFDDLVSAANFPAMVELTHNICRNLSQVPTAEKTHAQNAPAPYLVIIDFGNPQRAKYAGQSDKAPRLSPEDWQRMMQHITTLSEIAWSEYGVRAVIHPHAGGCIEFADELEQLVQDIPHEVAGLCLDTGHLYYSGMDPIPYLNRYWDRIDYLHFKDVNEAVWRDVIARGIDFFAACAEGVMCPIGKGAINYPAVRAFLAERDYQGWITIEQERDPRHADTSLRDVTASLHYLQSVGF
- a CDS encoding sigma-54-dependent Fis family transcriptional regulator, translating into MRSLNDRLPFKDESDPIFSLPGGAEVGEWDNLLWQGWHSFQRGEQPGWMRRSILQSWQRSQQRGTDPEDFTYIAPPAEELAAILEHNAELILVARSIMENLLAYNPDGHINLTDAQGVTLHFCGADMTPVGSILREEVLGTNCTARCLIEQRLVYVLSGENWKFDLRKRHRQCAAAPVRDASGQLIGVLTLTATPDNFNAHTLGTVQAAAEAVGQQLMLRRLLAEQQSILETLNEGVIVCDRHGRIKTLNRYARQIFSGLDPDAGPIDVLLQPQGASLLTMPFCNDRELQFMPDGVQSIPCLISLMPAPDGGRVLSLRENQRIRAITRRVMGVSASYTFEMIRGHAPRVMQAIQKARASSRTDSTVLLTGESGTGKELFAQAIHNASPRQQEAFIALNCGALPRDLVQSELFGYVDGAFTGSRRGGSPGKFELADGGTLFLDEIGEMPLEAQTSLLRVLQESELMRIGAANPLKVNVRIIAATHCNLLDAVEKGAFRRDLYYRLNVVSLEIPPLRERQEDIPGLVNTFILALCARLKRIAPQVSPDAMRCLQAWHWPGNVRELENLVERMVNLCEGLEIGRQDLPDEMVQRHQPAVQLPSLQENERQHVLQVVAEQQGNLRQSAQLLGISRTALYNKLNQWQVDLASLRRRL
- a CDS encoding substrate-binding domain-containing protein, with the protein product MKIRSLFILLCSLLFSLSVSAKTFTVGVALANFDLNFVSILRTQMEAELKANQLKGQFVDAKGDVALQVQQVDDFINQGVDAIILNPVDTQGVLPMITAAKNAGIPLIFVNRKPEVKLPADMAYVGSDSALGGEMQMEALAKKMNYKGNVAILMGALSNEEARERTRAVEAVIAKYKDMKVVEKQSAKWQRNEAVDVVSSWLLNQRPIDAIAANNDEMAIGAIMALNQAKNEKILVAGIDGTPDGQQFVKNGKMVLTIFQDAKGQATGAVQVTKALLDKQKVQVYNWVPYKTITPENYTQFVAAN
- a CDS encoding sugar phosphate isomerase/epimerase family protein, with protein sequence MKIAFDVDVIRDLGITRMVQQVAEWGYKYIEQSPHPQINPFYKHPKASREIITEYKNALRSTGVEISSFIVVYRWSGPDEARRQAAVKNWKRMIEIAVEMGVPVINTELSGNPNEPEICEEMFYRSMEDLLPIIEREGIRVEIQAHPWDFCEESNETADIVKSFHSDNVKYIYSAPHTFFYDKGKGDVKSMLHYAGDDLSHMLIADTMNHTKHCRYIVNPPGVDATIHQHVGVGEGEVNFDALFEALREMDFAKRTFKVGGESIISAALFGYPEKMKYQAVETRELIERELL
- a CDS encoding TIM barrel protein, with the translated sequence MASYQLSVCAEMVFLDLPFIERVKSIHALGFGVEIWGWANKDIEALAATGARFTSMTGYLTGNLTDDDAIAELLQSAEASLAVAARLNCPGLNLHGTGLDDQGLPVKPVEVVTGAMWLKAADTLRKVAQLGERAGRVFTLENLNLPVDHPGTPFALAADTLALVEAVNSPALKMNLDLYHAQIGEGNLIELIRRAGPAIGEIQVADVPGRQQPGTGEINYRAIARTLHEIGYQGTVAMEGWASGDSTAALTQFRDHFSL
- a CDS encoding Gfo/Idh/MocA family oxidoreductase translates to MSFDSKPVRVGLIGAGRMGSFHAENLAYRVPGATLAAIADPQPGAAERLAQQLGVAKAFSDLHALLQDPEIDAVAIAAPARTHAEWVIAAAQAGKHVFCEKPMAVTMDEADRAIAAAKSAGVVLQVGFNRRFDSGFAAAIAAVEAGENGVTQLSRSVTRDPALRDPSPIPPWTIFLETLIHDFDTLLHFNPHAKPVQVYALADALVRPDFKDKGLLDTSVVTIRFDNGAIATAEANFQAVYGYDVRGEVFGSKGMLQAGHINANHCVRYHAGGIAIDTSRLDSDLLREAYVAEMTEFARCIRTGATPRATGADARNALEIALACIESVQRNQPITLGGR
- a CDS encoding YncE family protein, whose amino-acid sequence is MKSLFNLRIAGVALAVVTALSLTACQAPAKKAAAPVVAPQPVASNVQQRVLAEGLYEMAYVPGSTASLYVASAQSFKGVNGGVIYRLDPATLKTLGETHTDLKNFGMTMEPDGSLLYVTNTLDGGISKVDVQSGKVLQRLKFGLINDKGFPTGAREIMLHDGLLYIGGVADPGLIWVVDAKTFKLKTTIKNAGKWVTGLLYSSVTNRIYAANGSGEILVINPRNHKIEQRWTPGDDKTYLLLNLAEDPATGRLFVTDNSKAKTTLVFDEHTGKVIKRIDGDALGIKFNTKRNEIYISQRESGKVLQLDATSYAVKNSWTLPTHPNSLLVSPDGQTLFVTVKQGFNKDHSAKGPDSVVRIPLN
- the yghU gene encoding glutathione-dependent disulfide-bond oxidoreductase; protein product: MSEHQYQPAKVWTWDPEAKGNGAKTNRPTAGPTHEKTLPVGKHPLQLYSLGTPNGQKITILLEELLALGVKEAEYDAWLIRIGEGDQFSSGFVEVNPNSKIPALRDHSVNPPLRVFESGNILLYLADKFGHFLPKDVAGRTEALNWLFWLQGSAPYLGGGFGHFYFYAPEKIEYAINRFTLEAKRQLDVLDRQLADHRYLGGDEYSIADIATWPWYGNLILNNQYDGAEFLDVQSYKNVVRWAKEIAQRPAVIRGRKVNRAFGAAPEDQLLERHDASDFDTNTEDKRQARGE
- a CDS encoding DUF1330 domain-containing protein is translated as MSAYVIFIRDETLNDSEMATYAQKAGEARGDHPINPLAFYGALETLEGPQAEGVVVLEFPDIDAAKGWYYSPAYQEAKEHRLKGANYRVLLVQGVTA
- a CDS encoding LacI family DNA-binding transcriptional regulator codes for the protein MSKITMNAIAAAAGVGVATVDRVLNRRAPVRAATEKKVLEAAGRLGYRADLMPLLSSRALTPAVALRMGFILLAKNYSFYQSLTDALRQQTQPLHPAGSEAQFCWHDIDDVDAVVASLHTLAQQVDVIGLVALDHPLIRRAIETVSRQGVRVYALFSNFSPCGHAGYFGLDNQKAGRTAGWMATHLLHQPGPVGVLVGDHRFTCQESCEISFRSYLREQDNARQVLEPLKTHESIDGGYLATRRLLDEHADLALIFAPCGGIEGVIRALREQPQRRVALICHGPVSDGDLALIDGTITVMLRHRIEGLATTLVQTLQQHQADGSEHFMQVTLPFDIVTRENL